From the genome of Anopheles moucheti chromosome 3, idAnoMoucSN_F20_07, whole genome shotgun sequence, one region includes:
- the LOC128303988 gene encoding prisilkin-39 isoform X1 yields MASFKATLFFALVALVAIVSAIPAPQQPAAARQPIEPRPAAAADAADELEAGADDKDLKGASSFGYGYYGYPGSYYGGYGYPGYAYSYGWGRYPYYRYGGLYGGYWY; encoded by the exons ATGGCATCGTTCAAAGCt ACCCTGTTCTTCGCCCTCGTCGCCCTCGTCGCGATCGTGTCGGCCATCCCTGCTCCGCAACAACCGGCTGCAGCCCGGCAACCGATCGAGCCCCGACCAGCGGCCGCAGCCGATGCAGCGGACGAGCTGGAGGCCGGTGCCGACGATAAGGATCTGAAGGGTGCTTCCTCGTTCGGCTACGGTTACTATGGCTACCCGGGCAGCTACTACGGTGGATATGGATACCCGGGATACGCTTACAGCTATGGATGGGGTC GCTACCCGTACTACCGTTACGGAGGACTGTACGGAGGCTACTGGTACTAA
- the LOC128303988 gene encoding uncharacterized protein LOC128303988 isoform X2: MASFKATLFFALVALVAIVSAIPAPQQPAAARQPIEPRPAAAADAADELEAGADDKDLKGASSFGYGYYGYPGSYYGGYGYPGYAYSYGWGYPYYRYGGLYGGYWY, translated from the exons ATGGCATCGTTCAAAGCt ACCCTGTTCTTCGCCCTCGTCGCCCTCGTCGCGATCGTGTCGGCCATCCCTGCTCCGCAACAACCGGCTGCAGCCCGGCAACCGATCGAGCCCCGACCAGCGGCCGCAGCCGATGCAGCGGACGAGCTGGAGGCCGGTGCCGACGATAAGGATCTGAAGGGTGCTTCCTCGTTCGGCTACGGTTACTATGGCTACCCGGGCAGCTACTACGGTGGATATGGATACCCGGGATACGCTTACAGCTATGGATGGG GCTACCCGTACTACCGTTACGGAGGACTGTACGGAGGCTACTGGTACTAA